One part of the Lycium ferocissimum isolate CSIRO_LF1 chromosome 8, AGI_CSIRO_Lferr_CH_V1, whole genome shotgun sequence genome encodes these proteins:
- the LOC132066542 gene encoding uncharacterized protein LOC132066542: MVSELVKLNHKAMWALKKLNMDWEEATKLRLFQLNEMDEFRYQAYESAALYKEWMKHYHDKKILKWDFQKGDSILLYNSRLKLFPSKLKSKWSGPFELVSVSPNDSMELKTMDRTRKFRVNVQRVKHYHWCIDGDRIVDRPRLKHGYTTDPE, encoded by the coding sequence atggtatcagagctagtCAAACTTAATCATAAGGCTATGTGGGCGCTGAAGAAGCTGAATATGGATTGGGAAGAAGCGACTAAACTTCGGTTGTTTCAactcaatgagatggatgagttcCGGTACCAGGCCTATGAAAGTGCAGCTTTGTATAAAGAATGGATGAAACACTATCACGACAAGAAGATCCTCAAGTGGGACTTTCAGAAGGGTGATTCTATCCTGCTGTACAACTCGAGACTGAAGCTCTTTCCGAGCAAATTAAAATCCAAATGGTCCGGACCTTTCGAATTGGTGAGTGTTTCACCCAATGACTCAATGGAATTGAAAACCATGGATAGGACTCGGAAATTTCGGGTTAATGTCCAAAGGGTGAAGCACTACCATTGGTGCATTGATGGAGATAGGATCGTGGATAGACCCCGACTGAAACATGGATACACTACTGACCCGGAGTAA